Proteins from a genomic interval of Debaryomyces hansenii CBS767 chromosome E complete sequence:
- a CDS encoding DEHA2E17600p (similar to uniprot|P30619 Saccharomyces cerevisiae YDR164C SEC1), with product MSHRNTDPCSLINLQRQYILDQIKGIQAQGTLYALIIDDRTESLLNQVISKDSVLRVVTSIEKLDTKRRQQSFIEAIYFVELTPYTIKCMIADVETNRYKKGHGLFLPLVQGEMEVSHLYNSPKFMNNPKVLNYFNNGESVNFINSSFHPIESRVFLADDKTPNSMPIYYNENCAELVLPQIRIAAKSLVNLMVLTGEYPLIRFYSPQNPTHKASRLPELLADEFQRQIDNYARLNHDYPPPSIQDKPRSILLITDRTLDLFAPLLHEFSYQAMAMDIVHSLERDGVYCFKSENEKGEVKEVKATLENENDEDWVSLRHLHIIESSELIMNKINELIKKNPLMVDRTKATTSSDLMFIVAHLKGFDEERKQITLHKNLIDECLDINANRKLAEFAADFEQNCTAGGTSFEGVKNKQLANDLIDLLARDDLHVNDKMRLVLIYGLYRGGLIDADFVKLVKFIGVRDRQIISLISRCFTNLHKLGFPVIKSSVKDKPLKKESFHTINNEGTYNTSRFDPGLKAVLQKATKYQLDEEWFPYFRDKPLEDDMPASATSSNNSNQNGTTNSSLRNPRIKASWAQTSNKVSSNINSVNRPKQRIFCYVAGGVTYSEMRSIYELSNATNKDFYLGSESILKPRDFLIGLQSIDTVKSINDLNLNLYNEMTSSKEVPIELFETNQPKIPQPAASSDLTGINTGPQTPSHYQKRMSGSETSSPSAIPSENKQTKDKKRSKLKKLFR from the coding sequence ATGTCACATAGGAACACAGATCCGTGTTCGTTGATAAATTTGCAGAGacaatatattttggatCAAATTAAAGGTATCCAAGCGCAAGGTACGCTATATGCATTAATCATTGATGATAGAACTGAATCGCTCTTGAACCAGGTAATATCGAAAGATAGCGTATTACGAGTTGTCACCTCCATAGAGAAGTTGGATACGAAACGTCGACAACAATCGTTTATTGAGgcaatttattttgttgaattgaCACCCTATACCATTAAATGTATGATAGCAGATGTCGAGACCAATAGGTACAAGAAAGGACATGGATTATTCTTGCCTTTGGTTCAGGGAGAAATGGAAGTATCACATTTGTATAACTCACCAAAATTCATGAATAATCCGAAGGtgttgaattatttcaataatgggGAAAGTGTTaactttattaattctaGCTTTCACCCGATTGAGAGTAGAGTTTTTCTTGCCGACGATAAGACGCCCAACTCTATGCCAATATATTACAACGAAAACTGTGCTGAATTGGTGTTGCCACAAATCAGAATTGCAGCAAAATCTTTGGTTAATTTGATGGTTTTAACAGGTGAATACCCGTTGATAAGGTTTTATTCACCACAGAATCCTACTCATAAAGCATCTAGACTTCCTGAATTGCTTGCGGATGAATTTCAGAGACAGATTGATAATTACGCTCGGTTAAATCATGATTATCCGCCACCATCTATTCAAGATAAACCAAGATCGATCTTATTGATTACGGATCGTACGTTGGACTTGTTTGCTCCATTATTACATGAATTTAGTTACCAAGCGATGGCAATGGATATCGTACATAGTCTAGAGCGTGATGGTGTTTATTGTTTCAAATCTGAGAATGAGAAAGGTGAGGTGAAGGAAGTCAAAGCAACTctagaaaatgaaaatgacgaAGACTGGGTTAGTTTAAGGCATTTGCATATTATCGAAAGTTCTGAACTTATTATGAACAAAATTAACgaattgattaaaaagAACCCTTTGATGGTCGACAGAACCAAGGCGACTACTTCAAGTGATTTGATGTTTATTGTTGCACACTTAAAAGGGTTTGACgaagaaagaaaacaaattaCATTGCATAAAAACTTGATTGATGAATGCCTTGATATTAATGCTAATCGTAAATTGGCTGAATTTGCTGCAGATTTCGAGCAGAATTGTACTGCTGGGGGAACTAGTTTCGAAGGGGTCAAGAATAAGCAACTTGcaaatgatttgattgatttattagCTAGAGATGATTTGCATGTAAATGATAAAATGAGACTAGTTTTAATTTACGGATTATACAGAGGAGGTTTGATCGATGCAGATTTTGTTAAGCTAGTGAAATTTATAGGTGTTAGAGATCGCCAAATTATTTCTCTTATATCACGTTGTTTCACCAATTTGCATAAACTAGGCTTTCCGGTCATTAAATCGAGCGTTAAAGATAAACCTTTGAAAAAGGAACTGTTTCATAcgattaataatgaaggaaCTTATAACACTTCGAGGTTTGACCCAGGATTGAAAGCTGTCTTACAGAAGGCAACAAAATACCAGTTAGACGAAGAATGGTTTCCGTATTTCCGTGATAAACCCTTAGAAGATGATATGCCGGCTTCTGCTACTAGCTCTAATAACAGTAATCAAAATGGAACTACGAATAGTTCCTTAAGAAACCCAAGAATCAAGGCTTCGTGGGCACAGACATCTAATAAGGTTTCTCTGAATATTAATTCTGTTAACAGACCAAAGCAAAGGATATTTTGCTATGTTGCAGGTGGAGTAACCTATTCTGAAATGAGATCTATCTATGAATTGTCTAATGCTACGAACAAAGATTTCTACTTAGGATCCGAATCCATTTTAAAGCCAAGAGATTTCTTGATTGGTTTACAGAGCATCGATACAGTAAAACTGATAAATGATCTCAATTTGAACTTATACAATGAAATGACATCATCTAAAGAGGTTCCAATAGAGTTGTTCGAAACAAACCAACCAAAGATTCCCCAGCCAGCTGCTTCCAGTGATCTTACAGGCATTAATACTGGTCCACAAACCCCACTGCATTACCAAAAGAGAATGAGTGGAAGTGAAACCTCAAGTCCATCTGCCATACCTTCGGAGAATAAACAAACAAAGGATAAGAAAAGAAGCaagttgaagaagttaTTTAGATAG
- a CDS encoding DEHA2E17622p (similar to uniprot|P39109 Saccharomyces cerevisiae YDR135C YCF1 Vacuolar glutathione S-conjugate transporter): MEQVDIPSMDTTHLNIGFSQLPLLFSSLSESTNAMAFSNNSFPTHGWLGCSHKDGWAPLSPFYSDISPCFLQGIIFGISSILMIGAGTYQIGVLRKVKANVSNRVSWSFYAKLILVALQLAFQIGLFVTYNGKDIIALSLVLNVVATIVSFGLHYIEQFKTTIPNGILLFYWLFQIILNLGKIVNLNLRNAIHSHFAIITIVSCANAFFILFLEVYFPVQPRIPFKSTVRTSPYDSANVFSKITFNWMGSLMRKGYVQYLTERDLPPLPRNLKSSNTSSAFNHYWNTQTSRPSLAWALSKAFGSSFLIGGVFKGLQDSLAFVQPQLLRLLIKFVNEYSESLKRDDPIPLTKGFMIAGSMFVVSVTQTACLHQYFQRAFDLGMKIKTSLTSIIYNKSLVLSNETKQESSTGDIVNLMSVDVQRLQDLVQNLQIIWSGPFQIILCLLSLHNLLGKAMWAGVGIMLIMIPLNGVIAKYQKKLQKRQMKNKDERSRLISEILNNIKSLKLYGWEHPYLGKLSHVRNEKELRNLKTMGVFGAVSVFTWNLAPFLVSCSTFSVFLLFEKNKTLSTDIVFPALALFNLLSFPLSVVPMVITNIVEAQVALSRLTKFLTSSEIQTDAVIKAPRVNRLGDVAVSVKDGTFLWSKNRNDDNYKVALSQINFESRKGNLDCIVGKVGSGKSSLIQAFLGDLYKLDGDVRLHGKVAYVSQVPWIVNGTVKENILFGHKYDAEFYQHVLKACALTVDLSILPKGDKTEVGEKGISLSGGQKARLSLARAVYARADVYLLDDPLSAVDEHVGRHLIDHVIGPSGLLKSKCKILATNSIGVLSIANNIHMVSNGKIVEHGTYDEIMKQESSLLRQLIKDFGKRKEELSNEEEFKSENEDKINLENLESDCDFEIDSLRRASDASLIPDDERDVEEEEEDEEAKGRKEHLEQGKVKWNVYLQYAKACNPSSVIIFLVSTVLSMLVSVGANVWLKHWSEVNSRYGYNPDILKYLGIYFLLGFGSSALVLVQTCIMWIWCTIQGSKRLHNDMAISVLRAPMSFFETTPIGRILNRFSNDIYKVDEVLGRVFGMFFSNSTKVLFTIIVICFSTWQFIFLILPLGALYVYYQQYYLKTSRELRRLDSVSRSPIFANFQESLNGVSLIRAYGQEERFKFMNESRVDRNMSAYHPAINANRWLAVRLEFLGSIIILGAAGLSILTLKSGHLSAGLVGLSVSYALQVTQSLNWIVRMTVEVETNIVSVERILEYSQLTPEAPEVIEDNRPNKSWPESGKISFNNYSTKYRPELDLVLRNIDLTINPREKVGIVGRTGAGKSSLTLALFRIIESFQGNISIDNVDTSSIGLSDLRHKLSIIPQDSQVFEGTIKSNLDPTDVFTSDQIWKALELSHLKDHVLKMYEENEDEGVATALDVKLSEGGSNLSVGQRQLMCLARALLIPSHILVLDEATAAVDVETDLVLQETIRREFKDRTIMTIAHRLNTIMDSDRIIVLENGEVAEFDTPANLLKNKQSLFYALCKQGGISED; the protein is encoded by the coding sequence atggAGCAAGTTGATATACCTTCAATGGATACGACTCATCTCAATATTGGGTTTAGTCAGTTGCcgttattattttcatctttgCTGGAATCAACGAATGCGATGGCATTTAGTAATAACAGCTTTCCGACTCATGGGTGGCTAGGCTGTTCACATAAAGATGGTTGGGCACCATTATCTCCATTCTACAGTGATATTTCTCCGTGCTTTTTACAGGGTATAATATTTGGTATCTCATCCATTTTAATGATTGGTGCTGGTACATACCAGATTGGCGTTTTAAGGAAAGTAAAGGCTAATGTCAGCAATAGAGTTTCATGGTCATTTTATGCTAAGCTAATATTAGTAGCCTTGCAATTGGCGTTCCAAATAGGACTTTTTGTAACTTATAATGGGAAGGACATTATTGCTTTATCATTGGTTTTGAATGTGGTTGCAACTATAGTTAGTTTCGGTTTACACTATATCGAGCAATTTAAAACGACCATACCAAATGGAATCTTACTCTTTTATTGGTTgttccaaattattttaaacCTCGGGAAGATAGTAAATCTAAACTTAAGAAATGCTATCCATAGtcattttgcaattattaCAATTGTATCTTGTGCAAATGctttctttattttatttttagaAGTATATTTCCCTGTACAACCAAGAATACCTTTCAAGTCTACTGTTAGAACTTCGCCATATGATTCAGCTAATGTTTTTTCTAAGATTACATTTAATTGGATGGGCTCATTGATGAGAAAAGGTTACGTCCAATATTTGACTGAACGTGATTTACCTCCTTTGCCTAGAAACTTGAAGTCTTCTAATACATCGAGTGCATTTAATCATTATTGGAATACACAAACCAGTAGACCTTCATTAGCTTGGGCACTTTCGAAAGCATTTGGTTCCTCTTTTTTAATTGGCGGTGTTTTTAAGGGTTTACAGGACTCTTTAGCATTTGTTCAACCTCAATTATTGAGATTACTTATTAAGTTTGTTAATGAGTATTCTGAATCATTAAAGAGAGATGATCCAATTCCATTGACAAAAGGTTTTATGATTGCGGGGTCTATGTTCGTTGTTTCAGTTACTCAGACTGCCTGCTTACATCAATATTTCCAAAGAGCTTTTGATTTAGGAATGAAAATCAAGACTTCATTAACTTCTATCATCTACAACAAATCCTTGgttttatcaaatgaaaCAAAACAAGAATCGAGTACTGGAGATATTGTTAATTTAATGTCTGTTGATGTTCAAAGATTACAGGATTTAGTTCAAAACTTACAAATTATTTGGTCTGGTCCAttccaaattatattatgttTGTTATCTTTACACAATTTATTAGGAAAGGCTATGTGGGCAGGTGTCGGTATTATGCTTATAATGATTCCTTTGAATGGAGTAATTGCGAAATACCAGAAGAAGCTTCAAAAGCGccaaatgaaaaataaagaCGAAAGGTCGAGGTTGATTAGTgagattttgaataatattaaatcattgaaattgtaTGGCTGGGAGCATCCTTATTTAGGTAAGTTGAGTCATGTAAGAAATGAAAAGGAATTGCGTAACTTGAAGACGATGGGTGTATTTGGTGCAGTTTCTGTATTCACTTGGAACTTGGCTCCATTTTTGGTGAGTTGCTCTACATTTTCTgtctttttattatttgaaaagaacAAAACTTTGCTGACTGATATTGTTTTCCCTGCGTTAGCattgttcaatttgttATCTTTCCCATTGTCTGTTGTTCCTATGGTTATTACAAATATTGTTGAAGCACAAGTAGCACTTTCAAGATTAACAAAGTTCTTAACTAGTTCTGAAATACAAACAGATGCAGTCATAAAAGCTCCAAGAGTTAATAGACTTGGTGATGTCGCAGTTTCCGTGAAAGATGGTACATTTTTATGGTCTAAGAATAGAAATGATGACAATTATAAGGTCGCCTTATCccaaattaattttgagTCTAGGAAAGGTAACTTGGATTGTATTGTTGGTAAGGTTGGTTCCGGAAAATCTTCCTTAATTCAGGCTTTTCTCGGCGATTTATATAAGTTAGATGGTGATGTTAGACTCCATGGTAAAGTTGCCTATGTATCACAGGTCCCTTGGATTGTTAATGGAACTGTTaaggaaaatattttatttggaCATAAGTATGATGCCGAATTCTATCAGCACGTTTTGAAAGCATGTGCGTTGACGGTTGATTTAAGTATATTACCTAAAGGTGATAAAACAGAAGTCGGTGAAAAGggtatttcattatctggAGGCCAGAAGGCAAGACTTTCCTTGGCAAGAGCGGTATATGCAAGAGCTGACGTGTATTTATTGGATGATCCATTAAGTGCTGTTGATGAGCATGTTGGAAGACATTTGATTGATCATGTTATAGGCCCTCTGGGATTATTAAAATCCAAATGTAAGATATTAGCAACCAATTCTATTGGTGTGTTAAGTATtgctaataatattcatatGGTTAGTAATGGTAAAATTGTGGAGCACGGTACGTATGATGAAATCATGAAACAAGAGTCTAGTCTTTTACGTCAATTAATAAAGGATTTTGGTAAGAGGAAGGAAGAATTatctaatgaagaagaattcaaatctgagaatgaagataaaataaatttggaaaatttggAATCTGATTGTGACTTTGAAATAGACAGTTTACGAAGAGCGTCGGATGCGTCTTTAATTCCAGATGACGAACGtgatgttgaagaagaagaggaagatgaagaagctaAGGGGAGAAAAGAACATCTCGAGCAAGGTAAAGTCAAGTGGAATGTTTATTTGCAATATGCGAAGGCTTGTAACCCGAGCAGCGTGATTATTTTCTTAGTGTCGACCGTGTTGAGTATGCTTGTATCTGTTGGAGCCAACGTTTGGTTAAAGCATTGGTCTGAAGTGAACAGTAGATATGGTTATAATCCAGACATCCTTAAGTATTTGGGaatttatttcttattgGGATTTGGCAGTTCTGCGTTAGTTTTGGTTCAAACATGCATTATGTGGATCTGGTGTACAATTCAAGGTTCTAAAAGATTACATAATGATATGGCTATAAGCGTGTTGAGAGCTCCAATGTCATTCTTTGAGACAACACCaattggaagaattttaaatagATTCTCCAATGATATCTATAAAGTTGATGAAGTTCTTGGTAGAGTATTTGGTATGTTCTTCAGTAATTCGACTAAAGTTTTATTTACCATCATTGTTATTTGTTTTTCTACTTGGCAATTCATTTTCCTTATACTCCCTCTTGGTGCGTTATATGTTTATTATCAGCAATATTACTTGAAAACCTCTAGAGAATTGAGGAGGTTGGATTCTGTCTCAAGGTCACCAATATTCGCAAATTTCCAAGAATCCCTCAATGGAGTCTCCCTTATTAGAGCTTATGgtcaagaagaaagatttaAGTTCATGAATGAAAGTAGAGTGGATAGAAATATGAGTGCCTACCATCCCGCCATCAATGCTAATAGATGGTTGGCTGTTAGATTAGAATTTTTAGGttcaattattattttagGTGCAGCTGGATTATCCATCTTAACTTTGAAATCGGGTCATTTATCAGCTGGTTTGGTTGGTTTGTCGGTGTCCTATGCTTTGCAGGTCACGCAATCACTTAACTGGATTGTTAGAATGACGGTTGAAGTTGAAACAAATATTGTTTCTGTTGAAAGAATATTAGAATATTCTCAATTGACACCAGAGGCACCagaagttattgaagataatagACCGAATAAAAGTTGGCCTGAATCTGggaaaatttcatttaataattattcaacaaaatataGACCTGAATTAGATCTAGTATTGAGAAATATCGACTTGACTATTAACCCTAGAGAAAAAGTGGGTATCGTTGGGAGGACTGGTGCTGGTAAGTCGTCGTTAACTTTAGCATTATTTAGAATCATTGAAAGCTTTCAAGGTAATATTAGCATTGATAACGTTGACACTAGTTCCATCGGATTAAGTGATTTAAGACACAAATTATCTATAATTCCACAAGATTCTCAGGTGTTTGAGGGTACCATTAAATCCAATTTGGACCCTACGGATGTTTTCACTTCGGATCAAATTTGGAAAGCATTGGAATTATCACATTTAAAAGACCATGTGTTAAAGATGtacgaagaaaatgaagatgaggGAGTAGCAACTGCATTAGATGTGAAATTATCAGAAGGTGGATCTAATTTATCTGTTGGACAACGACA